The Candidatus Bathyarchaeia archaeon genome includes the window ACTTGCATGACCCGGTTGTACGTCTTGCCCACTTTTGCATTGGACAAGATCATAACCCCGTGAGCCAAGTACTCTTCAAGTTGCACCGCACGCTCAACCGTCGGTCCCATAGCGCGCAGTTCTGTCGTCATTAGACAAGTTGCGCCGGTCTTCACGAGTGCGTCGACAAGATCCAAAATCGCCGTCCTCCGCTCAACCATCTCCGGATACTGGAAGATCAGAGATGTGACAGGGTCAACAACGATTCTCTTCGCATTGATCAATTCCGTATGAGTCTTGATTCCCTCGATAAGGCTCAGGATCGAGAAATCCTTACGGCCGATCGAGGTCCTGCCAATCTTGACTTCACCTGGCATGTGTCGCAACGGTGATGCGTTGATGAAAGCGAACTTCTTCCCCTTCTCAAGATCCTCAAACTTCCAGCCGAACAGGTTCATCTCGCGATAGAAGTGCGCCTTCGTCTCGTCCAAGCTGACGAACGCGCCGTTCTCGCCGTACATCTTGATCCCGTTCATCAAGAACTGCGAAGTCAGGATCGTCTTACCAGTACCAGGGCCACCAACGAGCAGTATGACTCGTCCCCGTGGAAAACCACCAGTCAGGATCTCGTCAAGGCCCGGAATACCGGTTGGAGTTCTATCAACCATAGGCATTGCTATTGTTCATCCTCAGATTCGAACTTTGAAGCAGATACTTTCAACATGGTATAAATCGCTTCGGATTCAAGACCCTTAGAACCTGTCTTGAACCCTATTGTTACCGCGCTGTCCTCGCCAGAGTTACTATTTCCAGATGAAGCCACAATACAAATCCGCGTAGACCCAAAGACGTCGGTCGTGCGCCAGGCTGCAAGATGAGATAATTCTAACCGATCACATCTTTCTATATTACTCGACGCATTACTCGCTTGCCCCAGTGGTCGGAAAAGTTTGCGTTCGGTGACTGAAAGTTTATGTTAGATTCCATGGCTGACGCGCGCATGGCCCTTCCGAGCCTCACCCGCTGGAGCGGACCCACACTCATGCTTGGAGGGCTTCTTCTTGCCATACACTACCTCGCTCACCCCTTGGGAGAGACACCTCAATTTATCCTAAACAGCATCTGGGCACCGGCACATTTCGTAGGGGCGGTTGCCTGGGTGCTAATTCTTCTAGGAACGGCTGGGTTCTACAGCCAATACTCCGGGAAACTAGGCCGCCTGGGGTCAGCGGGTTTCCTCCTAGCCTTCATTGGTGGAGCTAACAGGCCTGGCGAATTATT containing:
- a CDS encoding ATPase domain-containing protein; translated protein: MPMVDRTPTGIPGLDEILTGGFPRGRVILLVGGPGTGKTILTSQFLMNGIKMYGENGAFVSLDETKAHFYREMNLFGWKFEDLEKGKKFAFINASPLRHMPGEVKIGRTSIGRKDFSILSLIEGIKTHTELINAKRIVVDPVTSLIFQYPEMVERRTAILDLVDALVKTGATCLMTTELRAMGPTVERAVQLEEYLAHGVMILSNAKVGKTYNRVMQVEKMRETAIDMQPRPYKISTSGIEVFPKETIFVD